In Methanosphaera sp., a single window of DNA contains:
- the polC gene encoding DNA polymerase II large subunit: protein MLEEKTHELYDIAKKARSQGKDLELAPEIPLAKDLAERVEGLVGPEGVAKRIKELEESMSREEVAFQIAKEIATRDDVDQGENDYEVQEKNADSAIRTALAILTEGVVAAPLEGIAKVKIKDNPDGTKCFGVYFAGPIRSAGGTAAALSVLLGDYIRMAQGLDRYKPTDDEIERYVEEVELYESEVTNLQYSPTSDEVRKAVRGIPVEVTGEQTDPIEVQNRDLPRVETNHIRGGALLAIAEGIIQKSRKIVKYANTLKIDGWKWLEDFTAPKSEKKPVEDEKKDEEVKIKPKKKAKYMEDIIGGRPVMSYPGAKGGFRLRYGRTRDSGLASMAIHPATMEIVQFLAVGTQMKIEKPGKGNCVVPCDCVEGPIVKLSNGDVVQVSSVSEAIKIRRDVVEIIFLGDMLVAFGEYLRGNIPLDVSAWCEEWWAQEVEVSDYYKESHDDFGINFREELEVDDLLALDIDAKKAFEIAQLTDTPLHPKYTFYYHDVTKEELNKLHDFLYENIQSPDDVFNCDVNPLPRTYHKRILEVLGVTHKVEDNNIIVSNDDLYALMMTIPAHLSDDENINTIDALNMISPTTIKAKAPTYIGGRVGRPEKTKERLMRPAPHSLFPIGNYAGNIRNIVEASKKGKIKVTLAKCRCTNPDCLVTSYRSICPVCGERTELQNSGLKTINLDKELNRAFENVNIRRLDEVKGVKGLISEDKYPEPLEKGILRARNGIYTYRDGTVRHDSTDLPLTHFIPSEIGVPYEKIKELGYTEDIYGNPIENDDQIIEIKIQDVVVSESCGDYLLKVSKFIDDLLVKYYNMEPFYNAESRLDLVGELIAGLAPHTSAGVLGRIVGYTKAAGCYAHPYFHSAKRRNCDSDEDAVMLLLDALLNFGKTYLPSTRGGSMDAPLVLSSRIDPEEIDDESHNIDCMWRIPLEIYHKTEEGGVKPSDVNDLIDNVESRLGTDEQYHGIMYSHPTSSIHAGPKICLYKSLDSMTEKVESQIALAELLRAVDQKGVVEGVLNSHFLPDMTGNIRAFSRQKVRCTKCGEKYRRIPLSGQCSCGNNLILSISKGSVLKYLEISKDLAHRYPINPYVVERIEVLETSINSLFESDKSKQSSLDVFF, encoded by the coding sequence ATGTTAGAGGAAAAAACTCATGAACTTTATGATATAGCAAAAAAAGCACGTAGTCAGGGAAAAGATTTGGAATTAGCCCCAGAAATTCCACTTGCAAAGGATCTTGCAGAACGTGTAGAGGGGCTTGTAGGTCCTGAAGGTGTGGCAAAACGTATAAAAGAGCTTGAAGAGTCAATGTCACGTGAGGAAGTTGCATTTCAAATAGCAAAGGAAATTGCAACACGTGATGATGTTGACCAGGGTGAAAATGACTATGAAGTACAGGAAAAAAATGCAGATAGTGCAATACGTACAGCACTTGCTATTCTTACAGAAGGAGTAGTTGCAGCACCACTTGAGGGTATTGCTAAGGTAAAAATTAAAGATAATCCAGATGGAACTAAATGTTTTGGTGTATACTTTGCAGGTCCTATACGTAGTGCAGGAGGAACAGCTGCAGCACTAAGTGTACTTCTTGGTGATTATATTAGGATGGCACAGGGACTTGACAGATATAAGCCTACTGATGATGAAATTGAAAGATATGTAGAAGAAGTTGAATTATATGAATCAGAAGTTACAAATCTTCAGTATTCACCAACATCAGATGAGGTAAGAAAAGCTGTTCGTGGAATACCAGTAGAAGTAACAGGAGAACAAACAGATCCAATCGAGGTACAAAATAGGGATCTTCCACGTGTTGAAACAAATCATATTCGTGGAGGGGCACTTCTTGCTATAGCTGAAGGTATTATTCAGAAGTCAAGAAAGATAGTTAAATATGCAAATACTCTTAAAATTGATGGATGGAAATGGCTTGAAGATTTCACAGCACCAAAATCTGAGAAGAAACCTGTAGAAGATGAAAAGAAAGATGAAGAGGTAAAAATTAAGCCTAAAAAGAAAGCAAAATACATGGAAGATATAATTGGTGGACGTCCTGTAATGTCCTATCCTGGGGCAAAAGGAGGATTCCGTCTACGTTATGGAAGAACACGTGATAGTGGTCTTGCATCAATGGCAATACATCCTGCAACAATGGAAATTGTACAATTCCTTGCTGTTGGAACACAGATGAAGATTGAAAAACCAGGAAAAGGTAACTGTGTTGTTCCATGTGACTGTGTTGAAGGACCTATTGTTAAACTATCAAATGGAGATGTAGTACAGGTAAGTAGTGTATCTGAGGCAATAAAGATAAGACGTGATGTTGTCGAGATCATATTCCTTGGTGATATGCTTGTTGCATTTGGTGAATATCTACGTGGTAATATTCCACTTGATGTATCAGCATGGTGTGAGGAATGGTGGGCACAGGAAGTTGAAGTATCAGATTACTATAAAGAAAGTCATGATGATTTTGGCATAAATTTCAGGGAAGAACTTGAAGTTGATGATCTACTTGCTTTAGATATTGATGCTAAAAAGGCATTTGAAATAGCACAATTAACTGATACACCACTTCATCCAAAGTATACATTCTACTATCATGATGTGACAAAAGAGGAATTAAATAAGTTACATGACTTTTTATATGAAAATATACAATCACCAGATGATGTATTTAATTGTGATGTAAATCCACTGCCACGTACATATCATAAAAGAATACTAGAAGTACTTGGTGTTACACACAAAGTAGAAGATAATAATATTATAGTTTCAAATGATGATCTTTATGCTTTAATGATGACTATACCAGCTCATCTTTCAGATGATGAGAATATTAATACAATTGATGCATTAAATATGATAAGTCCAACAACTATTAAAGCTAAAGCTCCTACATATATTGGTGGTCGTGTTGGTCGTCCAGAGAAAACAAAGGAAAGACTTATGAGACCTGCACCACATTCACTATTTCCAATTGGAAACTATGCAGGAAATATACGTAATATAGTTGAAGCATCAAAGAAAGGAAAGATAAAAGTTACACTTGCAAAGTGTAGATGTACAAATCCTGACTGTCTTGTAACATCATATAGGTCAATTTGTCCTGTTTGTGGTGAACGTACAGAACTTCAAAATTCTGGTCTTAAAACTATAAATCTTGACAAGGAACTTAATCGTGCATTTGAAAATGTAAATATTAGACGTCTTGATGAGGTAAAAGGTGTTAAAGGATTAATATCAGAAGATAAATATCCTGAACCACTAGAGAAGGGTATTCTTCGTGCTCGTAATGGAATTTACACATATCGTGATGGTACTGTACGTCATGATTCAACTGATCTTCCACTTACACATTTTATTCCTAGTGAGATCGGTGTTCCATATGAAAAAATTAAGGAGTTAGGATATACAGAAGATATTTATGGTAATCCTATTGAAAATGATGATCAGATTATTGAAATTAAGATTCAGGATGTTGTTGTAAGTGAAAGTTGTGGAGATTATCTTCTTAAGGTTTCAAAGTTTATTGATGATCTTCTAGTTAAGTATTATAATATGGAACCATTTTATAATGCAGAAAGTCGTCTTGATCTTGTAGGTGAACTTATTGCTGGTCTTGCACCGCATACATCTGCTGGTGTTCTTGGTCGTATTGTAGGTTATACTAAGGCTGCAGGTTGTTATGCTCATCCTTATTTCCATTCAGCTAAAAGACGTAATTGTGATAGTGATGAGGATGCTGTAATGCTTCTTCTTGATGCTCTGCTTAACTTTGGAAAAACTTATCTTCCAAGTACTCGTGGTGGTAGTATGGATGCACCACTGGTTTTAAGTAGTCGTATTGATCCTGAAGAGATAGATGATGAATCACATAATATTGATTGTATGTGGAGAATTCCTCTTGAAATTTATCATAAAACAGAGGAAGGTGGTGTGAAACCTTCTGATGTAAATGATCTTATTGATAATGTTGAATCAAGACTTGGTACTGATGAGCAGTATCATGGTATTATGTATTCACATCCAACATCATCTATTCATGCAGGTCCTAAGATTTGTCTTTATAAGTCTCTTGATTCTATGACAGAGAAAGTTGAAAGTCAGATTGCTCTTGCTGAGCTTCTTCGTGCTGTTGATCAGAAGGGTGTAGTTGAGGGTGTTCTTAATTCTCACTTCCTTCCTGATATGACTGGTAATATTCGTGCTTTTTCAAGACAGAAGGTTCGTTGTACCAAATGTGGTGAGAAGTATAGACGTATTCCACTTTCAGGTCAGTGTAGTTGTGGTAATAACTTGATTTTAAGTATTTCTAAGGGTTCTGTTCTTAAGTACTTGGAGATTTCTAAGGATTTAGCACATCGTTATCCTATTAATCCTTATGTTGTTGAGCGTATTGAGGTTCTTGAAACTTCTATTAATTCTCTCTTTGAAAGTGATAAATCTAAGCAGAGTTCTCTTGATGTATTTTTCTAA
- a CDS encoding ATP-dependent DNA ligase, whose translation MTSTSYGRLVEIYEKISATSSRLEKQDIIADFLREIKDTDPDGVYDVVLLLQGKIFPPWSEKEIGISTQLIIKALSKLLGENSKTIEKQLAEVGDMGEITQQLISNKKQQTFFSIPLTIKKVIGNLRKIETITGSNSQNKKLNHILELYTSASGVEAKYITRTITERLRIGVGEGTLVDAIAQAYDIKKEIIDNAYMLSNDLGEVAKRAQISQKQVEELSITPGKPIKPMLAQLSEGIEESVKEIGDVIVETKYDGIRIQIHHTGGVTKLFTRRLENVTEALPEIVDYVNEAMPDCDFIIEGEIIATRNNKPISFQHILQRVKRKYDIEDMKKKVPLKLFVFDILYYKEATLMLPLLKRRSLLEDVIKTSDVVELSSMRHVKGDEYKDAEELFRWSIENNHEGIMIKDSTSPYSPGKRGKNMLKYKPVRETLDCVIIGATYGKGKRAKFFGSYLLALYDTDSGEYKTLVHAATGLDDVMLETLTKRMSKLVIEQHEQTVKIKPEVILEVAYSEIVESSEYEAGYSLRFPAIKSVRDDLRLDEVDTIDKLKAIVKASKE comes from the coding sequence ATGACATCAACATCTTATGGAAGACTTGTTGAGATATATGAAAAGATTTCAGCAACATCAAGCAGACTAGAAAAACAGGACATTATAGCAGATTTTCTTCGTGAAATAAAAGATACAGATCCTGACGGAGTCTATGATGTTGTACTCCTTCTTCAGGGAAAAATCTTCCCACCATGGAGTGAAAAAGAAATTGGAATATCAACACAACTCATAATTAAGGCATTATCAAAACTACTAGGTGAAAATTCTAAAACAATAGAAAAACAACTAGCAGAAGTAGGAGATATGGGAGAAATAACACAACAACTCATATCAAATAAGAAACAACAAACATTCTTCAGCATACCACTAACTATTAAAAAAGTTATAGGAAATCTACGAAAGATCGAAACAATCACAGGAAGCAACTCACAAAATAAGAAACTTAATCACATACTTGAACTTTACACATCAGCAAGTGGTGTTGAAGCAAAATATATTACACGTACAATAACAGAACGCTTAAGAATTGGTGTTGGTGAAGGAACATTAGTTGATGCAATAGCACAAGCATATGATATTAAAAAAGAAATAATAGACAATGCCTACATGCTATCAAATGATCTTGGAGAAGTTGCAAAACGTGCACAGATATCACAAAAACAGGTTGAAGAACTTTCAATAACACCAGGAAAACCAATAAAGCCAATGCTTGCACAGCTTAGTGAAGGAATAGAGGAAAGTGTAAAGGAAATTGGTGATGTAATTGTTGAAACAAAATATGATGGAATACGTATACAAATACATCACACTGGTGGTGTAACTAAGCTTTTTACACGTAGACTTGAAAATGTAACAGAAGCACTACCTGAAATTGTAGACTATGTAAATGAGGCAATGCCTGATTGTGACTTTATAATTGAAGGTGAAATTATTGCAACACGTAATAATAAGCCAATTTCATTCCAGCATATACTTCAACGTGTAAAACGTAAATATGACATTGAAGATATGAAAAAGAAAGTTCCACTTAAATTATTTGTATTTGACATACTATACTATAAAGAAGCAACACTTATGCTACCATTGCTTAAAAGACGTAGCTTACTTGAGGATGTAATTAAAACATCAGATGTTGTAGAACTTAGTAGTATGCGACATGTAAAAGGTGATGAATATAAAGATGCAGAAGAGCTCTTTAGATGGTCTATTGAAAACAATCATGAAGGTATTATGATAAAAGATTCAACAAGTCCATATTCTCCTGGTAAACGTGGAAAGAACATGCTTAAATATAAGCCTGTACGTGAAACACTTGACTGTGTAATAATAGGTGCAACATATGGAAAAGGAAAACGTGCAAAATTCTTTGGATCATATCTTCTTGCATTGTATGATACAGATAGTGGTGAATATAAAACACTTGTACATGCAGCAACAGGACTTGATGATGTGATGCTTGAAACACTTACAAAACGTATGTCAAAACTTGTAATAGAACAACATGAACAGACAGTTAAGATAAAACCTGAAGTTATTCTTGAAGTTGCATATAGTGAAATTGTTGAAAGTAGTGAATATGAAGCAGGATATTCATTAAGGTTCCCTGCAATAAAATCTGTTCGTGATGATCTTCGTCTTGATGAAGTTGACACAATTGATAAACTTAAAGCTATTGTTAAGGCAAGCAAAGAATAA
- a CDS encoding OB-fold nucleic acid binding domain-containing protein, with product MKDEKIFKIAIITTIIGLIGLIITSGYVVAPQIKISEIDNTKIDSEVEIDAKITDIKILKSNTMIITLADETSTIKLVIFNCQDFKDMLHKNMDVTVTAKVTLYNGELELILQNMNDLKIK from the coding sequence ATGAAAGATGAAAAAATATTTAAAATAGCCATAATTACAACAATAATAGGACTTATAGGTCTTATTATTACATCAGGCTATGTTGTAGCACCACAGATAAAAATAAGTGAAATTGACAATACAAAGATTGATTCAGAAGTAGAAATAGATGCAAAAATTACAGATATAAAGATTCTAAAATCAAATACAATGATAATTACACTAGCTGATGAAACATCAACAATAAAGCTTGTAATATTTAATTGCCAAGATTTCAAAGATATGCTTCATAAAAATATGGATGTGACAGTTACAGCAAAAGTAACACTCTATAATGGAGAGCTTGAATTAATACTTCAAAATATGAATGATCTTAAAATAAAATAA
- a CDS encoding glycosyltransferase family 39 protein encodes MNYNNKKSLIIPSIICFLAALLISVKFSFPISWDVFYHIHMAKLYQANGLIFWDYLTVAPVGRLIMYPPLIHLFMAFISNITTLNVVSVTRFLQPFFGFFMITSITYTSYLLTDKRCAFFTGILSLLCFVTFNRAVITTPATLAISFFMLCCSFYFKAFNDKNMKYLLISAVLFGIIANLHMATFIITCGVIALYSLIMIVRRKVLYKYLGVFMLIALPIAFIWWAYVELKYGLFFKSTGGSFMFIGEFLVKYFGIIPSILLIYGTYSLIKDRSETSIFILIWMLSVVALSQCPLIGINTISIRILEVAAYPMIIVTGIGFSKLYDKIKNEKNHKIITLLLICYASITCIVYADSYTPDVIDDTQNTTQILPSVVHEVVDPVGYFLKPSIITSRYGDISLAHSRYQVMDWFLNNTNGSLCVCEDSIMDTIIVSTSNTPVIYGGFTESIPDYVTDPVHIVGGYSTASEIHDLGIGYILLDHNTNTPTYANVVYTNEHYKICTIKMGV; translated from the coding sequence TTGAATTATAATAATAAAAAATCATTAATTATTCCATCAATTATCTGTTTTCTTGCAGCACTACTAATAAGTGTAAAGTTTAGCTTTCCAATATCATGGGATGTATTCTATCATATTCACATGGCAAAGCTATACCAGGCAAATGGACTTATATTTTGGGATTATCTGACTGTTGCACCAGTTGGACGACTTATAATGTATCCACCATTAATTCACTTGTTTATGGCATTTATATCAAATATTACAACACTTAATGTAGTGAGTGTTACACGATTTCTTCAGCCATTTTTCGGATTTTTCATGATCACATCAATTACATACACATCATATCTTCTTACAGATAAAAGATGTGCATTTTTCACAGGTATACTTTCACTACTTTGTTTTGTTACATTTAACAGAGCAGTAATTACAACACCTGCAACACTTGCAATATCATTTTTCATGCTTTGTTGTAGTTTTTATTTTAAGGCATTTAATGATAAAAATATGAAATATTTACTGATATCTGCAGTACTTTTTGGTATTATTGCAAATCTTCACATGGCTACATTTATAATTACATGTGGTGTTATAGCTCTCTATAGTCTTATAATGATAGTACGTCGAAAAGTATTATATAAGTATCTTGGAGTATTTATGCTCATTGCACTTCCTATTGCTTTTATTTGGTGGGCTTATGTTGAATTAAAGTATGGATTGTTTTTTAAATCAACAGGTGGAAGTTTCATGTTTATTGGTGAATTTCTTGTTAAATACTTTGGTATTATTCCATCAATTCTATTGATTTATGGAACATATTCACTAATAAAAGATAGGTCTGAAACATCAATATTTATACTTATTTGGATGTTATCTGTTGTTGCACTTAGTCAATGTCCACTTATTGGTATTAATACAATATCTATAAGAATTCTTGAAGTTGCAGCATATCCTATGATTATTGTCACAGGAATTGGATTTAGTAAGTTATATGATAAGATAAAAAATGAGAAAAATCATAAAATTATTACATTGCTCTTAATTTGCTATGCATCAATTACATGTATTGTATATGCAGATAGCTATACACCAGATGTTATAGATGATACACAAAATACTACACAGATTCTTCCAAGTGTTGTTCATGAGGTTGTTGATCCTGTAGGTTACTTTCTTAAGCCATCTATTATTACCTCACGATATGGTGATATTTCACTTGCACATTCAAGATATCAGGTGATGGATTGGTTTTTAAATAATACTAATGGAAGTTTATGTGTATGTGAAGATTCAATTATGGATACAATTATTGTTTCAACATCAAATACACCAGTTATTTATGGTGGATTTACAGAATCTATTCCTGATTATGTTACAGATCCTGTTCATATTGTGGGTGGATATTCAACAGCAAGTGAAATTCATGATCTTGGCATTGGATATATACTACTTGATCATAATACTAACACACCAACATATGCAAATGTTGTATATACAAATGAACACTACAAGATATGTACAATAAAGATGGGAGTTTGA
- the glmM gene encoding phosphoglucosamine mutase codes for MKQLFGTFGVRRVANTVLTPEFASEIAAAYGTKVKGTIAVGSDPRTSSEMIKHSVTAGLLSVGCDVVDLGTLPTPALQYGVRKYYDGGIMITASHNPPKYNGLKLLDADGIGTPDDLEEEIEEIYFGKKQQRVTWDKIGKAYKANIIDEYIDEVLKRVDTQAIRDANLKVVVDCGSGAACDTTPYIVRKLGCELTTLNCQPDGAFPGRNPEPTEDNLTDLISVVKATGADIAFAHDGDADRTICIDEKGQFVFGDKSFALVEKAMLEKNNGGKIVTTVATSNAIADIARQNNGEIILTKVGDLVVARKLKDVDGLFGGEENGGLIFPDFVYGRDSGLATAMILEIVAKTGKPLSQLIDELPTYYSEKRKVECADDKKAYVAEKILEETTDYEVDTTDGVKIINDKGWVIIRPSGTEPIYRCFSEAKTPEDAEELVEWGMNLINKYLD; via the coding sequence ATGAAACAACTATTTGGAACATTTGGAGTAAGACGTGTTGCAAACACAGTACTTACACCTGAATTTGCATCAGAAATTGCAGCAGCATACGGTACAAAAGTTAAAGGAACAATAGCAGTAGGATCAGATCCAAGAACATCATCTGAAATGATAAAACATTCAGTAACAGCAGGACTACTTTCTGTTGGATGTGACGTTGTAGATCTTGGAACACTACCAACACCAGCACTACAATATGGAGTACGTAAATACTATGATGGTGGAATAATGATAACAGCATCACACAACCCACCAAAATACAATGGACTTAAACTTCTTGATGCAGATGGAATAGGAACACCAGATGATCTTGAAGAAGAAATAGAAGAAATCTACTTTGGAAAAAAACAACAACGTGTAACATGGGATAAAATAGGAAAAGCATACAAAGCAAATATTATCGATGAATACATAGATGAAGTACTCAAAAGAGTTGATACACAGGCAATACGAGATGCAAATCTTAAAGTTGTTGTAGATTGTGGATCAGGTGCTGCATGTGATACAACACCATACATTGTACGCAAACTTGGATGTGAACTTACAACACTAAACTGTCAACCAGATGGTGCATTCCCAGGACGTAATCCTGAACCTACAGAAGACAACCTTACAGATCTAATATCTGTTGTAAAAGCAACAGGTGCAGATATTGCATTTGCACACGATGGAGATGCAGATAGAACAATATGTATAGATGAAAAAGGACAATTTGTATTTGGAGATAAATCATTTGCACTAGTTGAAAAAGCAATGCTAGAAAAAAACAACGGTGGAAAGATCGTTACAACAGTTGCAACAAGTAATGCAATAGCAGATATTGCACGCCAAAATAATGGTGAAATTATCCTTACAAAAGTTGGAGATCTAGTAGTTGCACGTAAACTTAAAGATGTAGATGGTCTCTTTGGTGGAGAAGAAAATGGTGGACTTATCTTCCCAGACTTTGTATATGGACGTGACAGTGGACTTGCAACAGCTATGATACTTGAAATTGTAGCAAAAACAGGAAAACCATTATCACAACTAATAGATGAGCTTCCAACATACTACTCAGAGAAAAGAAAAGTTGAATGTGCAGATGATAAAAAAGCATACGTTGCAGAAAAGATTCTTGAAGAAACAACAGACTATGAAGTTGACACAACAGATGGTGTAAAAATTATAAATGATAAAGGATGGGTAATTATCAGACCATCAGGTACAGAGCCAATATATAGATGTTTCTCTGAGGCAAAAACACCAGAGGATGCAGAAGAACTTGTTGAATGGGGAATGAATCTTATAAATAAATATCTAGATTAG
- a CDS encoding cupin domain-containing protein: MTIIQKEIASRVKDMREVCEMSVQQLAKKLDVDTETYMQYESGDVDIPASILYEISIIFNVDTSLLLTGEDTRMSSFAVTRKDKGVRVDRREAYDYELLASNFTHKAMEPFIVTVMPRNDNYIPEPNYHKGHEFVYVIEGQLRIYIKDNVIDLNEGDSIYFDSVNKHSMVAIGEKRAKFLDVLKGE; the protein is encoded by the coding sequence ATGACAATCATTCAAAAAGAAATAGCAAGTCGTGTAAAAGACATGAGAGAAGTATGTGAAATGAGTGTACAACAACTAGCAAAAAAACTTGACGTTGACACAGAAACATACATGCAATATGAATCAGGAGATGTTGATATACCAGCAAGTATATTATATGAAATATCAATCATCTTCAATGTAGATACAAGCCTACTTTTAACTGGTGAAGATACAAGAATGAGCAGCTTTGCTGTTACACGTAAAGATAAAGGTGTACGAGTTGACAGACGTGAAGCATACGACTATGAACTTCTTGCATCAAACTTTACACATAAGGCAATGGAGCCATTCATTGTAACTGTAATGCCACGTAATGACAACTACATTCCAGAGCCAAACTATCATAAAGGTCATGAATTTGTATATGTAATTGAAGGACAACTTAGAATATACATAAAAGACAATGTAATTGACCTTAATGAGGGTGACTCAATATACTTTGATTCTGTAAATAAACATTCAATGGTAGCAATAGGAGAAAAAAGAGCGAAGTTTCTCGATGTATTAAAAGGTGAATAA
- a CDS encoding AMP-binding protein, producing MTSLVNKYANRLEFESYEDFYENFEINVPENFNFAYDIVDEYAKIDPEKVALKWCDPNEEKTFTFADLKRMSDKAANFFTSIGVKRGDRVLLTLKSQYDFWYCIVALHKIKAIAIPATHMLKPEDIEYRIGHAGINTVVTIRGEGVPERYAQVEKDMGIEINKVYAGDEPMEGWYDLRSEVEKASEDFQRPDYENDSAEDISVLFFSSGSTGQPKMIEHSFGYPLAHIVTSYFWHQVVEDGLHYTIADTGWGKALWGEIYGSWICGSGIYIYDYERFHAFDVLSRALDHKITTLCCPPTMYRLFIKDGDLESLDYSSLQHVTTAGEPLNDEVYYKFKELTNLEIKEAYGQTETVATIANFPGIDVKLGSMGKPAPLFDIKLIDLDGNEVDVGQEGEIVIDISNGYPLGLFKGYYNNPEKTQEAINEGIYHTGDSAWIDEEGYYWYKGRVDDVIKSSGYKIGPFEVESALLSHDAVLDCAVTGIPDDIRGQIVKASIVLNKGYEPSDELTRDIQNHVKSVTAPYKYPRAVAYVDSLPKTISGKIMRKKIRLEDEEKLKK from the coding sequence TTGACATCATTAGTAAATAAATATGCAAATAGACTAGAATTTGAATCATATGAAGATTTCTATGAAAACTTTGAAATTAATGTACCAGAAAACTTTAATTTCGCATATGATATTGTGGATGAATATGCAAAAATAGACCCAGAAAAAGTTGCACTTAAATGGTGTGATCCAAATGAGGAAAAAACATTTACATTTGCAGATCTTAAACGTATGAGTGATAAAGCTGCAAACTTCTTCACATCAATCGGTGTAAAAAGAGGAGATCGTGTACTTCTCACACTTAAAAGTCAGTATGACTTCTGGTATTGTATAGTAGCACTTCATAAAATCAAGGCAATTGCAATACCTGCAACACACATGCTTAAACCTGAAGATATAGAATATCGTATAGGACATGCAGGAATTAATACTGTTGTTACAATACGTGGTGAAGGTGTACCTGAAAGATATGCTCAAGTTGAAAAAGATATGGGTATTGAAATAAACAAGGTATATGCAGGTGATGAACCAATGGAAGGATGGTATGACTTACGCTCTGAGGTTGAAAAAGCATCAGAAGACTTCCAAAGACCAGATTATGAGAATGATTCAGCAGAAGATATATCAGTACTTTTCTTTTCATCAGGATCAACAGGTCAGCCTAAAATGATTGAACACAGCTTTGGCTATCCTCTTGCACACATTGTAACATCATACTTCTGGCATCAAGTTGTAGAAGATGGACTTCACTACACAATAGCTGATACTGGATGGGGTAAAGCATTATGGGGTGAAATCTATGGATCATGGATTTGTGGATCAGGAATCTACATCTATGACTATGAAAGATTCCATGCATTTGATGTTCTATCACGTGCACTTGACCATAAAATTACAACACTTTGTTGTCCACCTACAATGTATAGGTTATTTATTAAAGATGGAGATCTTGAAAGTCTTGACTACTCATCACTACAGCATGTAACAACAGCTGGTGAACCATTAAATGATGAAGTATACTATAAATTTAAAGAACTTACAAATCTTGAAATAAAAGAAGCATATGGACAGACAGAAACTGTAGCTACAATTGCAAACTTCCCAGGTATTGATGTTAAACTTGGATCTATGGGAAAACCTGCACCACTTTTTGACATAAAACTTATCGACCTTGACGGTAATGAGGTAGATGTAGGACAAGAGGGTGAAATTGTAATTGATATTTCAAATGGATATCCACTTGGTCTTTTTAAAGGATACTACAACAACCCTGAAAAAACACAAGAAGCAATAAATGAGGGAATTTATCATACTGGTGATTCTGCATGGATTGATGAGGAAGGATACTACTGGTATAAAGGACGTGTTGATGATGTTATTAAAAGTTCAGGATATAAAATAGGTCCTTTTGAAGTTGAAAGTGCTCTTCTTTCACATGATGCTGTACTTGACTGTGCTGTAACAGGTATTCCTGATGATATTCGTGGACAGATTGTAAAAGCATCAATTGTACTAAATAAGGGATATGAACCATCAGATGAACTTACACGTGACATTCAAAATCACGTAAAAAGTGTAACAGCTCCATATAAATATCCAAGAGCTGTAGCTTATGTTGATTCTCTTCCTAAGACAATTAGTGGAAAAATCATGAGAAAGAAAATTAGACTTGAAGATGAAGAAAAACTTAAAAAATAA